From the Natranaeroarchaeum aerophilus genome, one window contains:
- a CDS encoding Rieske (2Fe-2S) protein: MSTETQITTVEDVPDDTTVLVTVRDVESGEEREAILTELDDGVAGWLNSCQHFTHIALDKGSGAPMRNGEIICANHGAYFESESGLCTHGPCEGAYLEALDVTTENGAVYLSDDDYEFVSEGGIDGDDADRTSTSNVEF, from the coding sequence ATGAGTACGGAGACGCAGATCACGACAGTCGAGGACGTCCCGGACGATACGACCGTGCTCGTGACTGTCCGTGACGTCGAGTCGGGCGAGGAACGCGAGGCGATTCTGACAGAACTGGACGACGGCGTTGCTGGATGGCTGAACTCCTGCCAACATTTCACCCACATCGCCCTGGACAAGGGGTCGGGCGCACCGATGCGGAACGGCGAGATCATCTGTGCGAACCACGGAGCGTACTTCGAATCCGAGAGCGGTCTGTGCACCCATGGTCCCTGTGAGGGCGCGTATCTGGAAGCGCTCGACGTGACGACGGAAAACGGGGCGGTCTATCTGTCTGATGACGACTACGAATTCGTTTCAGAGGGAGGCATCGACGGGGATGATGCCGATCGGACGTCGACGTCGAACGTCGAGTTCTAG
- a CDS encoding SDR family NAD(P)-dependent oxidoreductase gives MPEYTPVEGRFEDSVVVVTGSTRGIGRGVAKRFAAEGASVVVTGRSAEIGEDVAASIREDGGEAVFVEADMREPDDIAALMQATAEEYGGIDVLVNNAGVQTETSVTEATMEDWEFVLETDFRAYWLCAKEAVEYMDEGVILNMSSNHALLTMPSHFPYNAVKAGINGMTRAMALDLGPEIRANTISPGWIEVERTREELPEGRIEEVESIHPVGRIGTPEDVAGVATFLASDDAAFITGANLLVDGGRTASMQDDTLPDYREK, from the coding sequence ATGCCGGAGTACACACCTGTTGAGGGGCGATTCGAGGACTCGGTCGTCGTGGTGACCGGTTCGACGCGCGGGATCGGTCGCGGCGTCGCGAAACGGTTTGCGGCCGAAGGTGCGTCGGTCGTCGTCACTGGCCGTTCCGCGGAGATTGGCGAGGACGTCGCTGCATCGATCCGCGAGGACGGCGGCGAGGCCGTGTTCGTCGAAGCAGACATGCGCGAACCGGACGACATCGCCGCGCTGATGCAGGCGACCGCCGAGGAGTACGGCGGCATCGACGTGCTGGTGAACAACGCCGGTGTCCAGACCGAAACCAGCGTGACCGAAGCGACGATGGAGGACTGGGAGTTCGTCCTCGAAACGGATTTCCGGGCCTACTGGCTGTGTGCGAAGGAGGCCGTCGAGTATATGGACGAGGGTGTCATCCTGAACATGTCCTCGAACCACGCCCTGCTGACGATGCCGAGTCACTTTCCCTACAACGCTGTCAAGGCGGGTATCAACGGGATGACCCGGGCGATGGCGCTCGATCTCGGCCCCGAGATCCGCGCCAACACGATCAGTCCCGGCTGGATCGAGGTCGAACGAACCCGTGAGGAACTCCCGGAGGGACGAATCGAGGAGGTCGAGTCGATCCATCCAGTGGGTCGGATCGGGACACCCGAGGACGTCGCGGGGGTCGCCACGTTCCTCGCCAGCGACGATGCCGCCTTCATCACCGGCGCGAACCTGCTCGTCGATGGAGGGCGTACTGCATCGATGCAGGACGATACGCTTCCCGACTACCGGGAGAAGTGA
- the dgoD gene encoding galactonate dehydratase yields the protein MHITDYELFEVPPRWLFLKVTTSDGTVGWGEPVVEGRAKTVRGAVEELMDNYLLGEDPGRIEHHWQRLYRGGFYRGGPILMSAIAGIDQALWDIKGKRFDAPVHELLGGATADRIRVYQWIGGDRPADVGNAAAQKVDAGFTALKMNATPEMRRIDTPAAVDSARDRIAEVRDAVGDDVDIGVDFHGRVSKSMAKRLVEALEPYEPMFVEEPVLPEHNDALPQIAQHTTTPIATGERMYSRWDYKELFEQGVIDLIQPDLSHAGGITEVKKIASMAEAYDVAIAPHCPLGPIALASCLQVDACTPNTLIQEQSLDIHYNETSDVLDYLEDPDVFEYHDGYVDLPTDPGLGIEIDEETVRKRAEQEVNWHNPIWKHDDGSVAEW from the coding sequence ATGCATATCACAGACTACGAACTGTTCGAGGTGCCGCCGCGGTGGCTGTTCCTCAAAGTCACGACGAGCGACGGGACCGTCGGCTGGGGCGAACCCGTCGTCGAGGGGCGCGCGAAGACCGTCCGCGGCGCGGTCGAAGAGCTGATGGACAACTACCTGCTCGGGGAAGACCCTGGCCGGATCGAACACCACTGGCAACGGCTCTACCGGGGCGGCTTCTACCGCGGCGGGCCGATCCTGATGAGCGCAATCGCAGGCATCGATCAGGCGCTCTGGGACATCAAGGGCAAGCGCTTCGACGCGCCAGTCCACGAACTGCTCGGCGGCGCGACCGCCGACCGGATCCGCGTCTACCAGTGGATCGGAGGGGACAGACCCGCTGACGTGGGGAACGCGGCGGCACAGAAAGTCGATGCCGGGTTCACGGCGCTGAAGATGAACGCCACCCCCGAAATGCGTCGGATCGATACGCCAGCAGCGGTCGACTCCGCACGCGACAGGATCGCGGAAGTTCGCGATGCGGTCGGCGACGATGTGGACATCGGCGTCGACTTCCACGGCCGTGTCTCGAAATCGATGGCCAAACGCCTCGTCGAGGCGCTCGAACCCTACGAGCCGATGTTCGTCGAAGAGCCCGTCCTTCCCGAGCACAACGATGCACTCCCCCAGATCGCCCAGCATACGACGACGCCCATTGCGACGGGCGAACGGATGTACTCGCGCTGGGATTACAAGGAGCTGTTCGAGCAGGGCGTCATCGATCTGATCCAGCCCGATCTATCTCACGCTGGAGGGATCACCGAAGTGAAAAAGATCGCCAGCATGGCCGAAGCCTACGACGTGGCGATCGCACCGCACTGCCCACTCGGCCCGATCGCACTCGCCTCGTGTCTCCAGGTTGACGCCTGCACGCCGAACACGCTCATTCAGGAGCAGAGCCTCGACATCCACTACAACGAGACAAGCGATGTGCTCGACTATCTCGAGGACCCCGACGTCTTCGAGTATCACGACGGCTACGTCGACCTGCCGACCGATCCCGGTCTGGGTATCGAGATCGACGAGGAGACGGTTCGCAAGCGCGCCGAACAGGAGGTCAACTGGCATAACCCCATCTGGAAACACGACGACGGCAGCGTCGCCGAGTGGTAA
- a CDS encoding hydroxypyruvate isomerase family protein: MVRLSVCLDIVYDDEPYERRIERASAAGADAIEFWDWREKDLEAVAAAADREGLPIVGCTAGGTLTDPASVEDAVATIRESIETAAEYGIPTLIVTTGPDQEAHDRHTQHETIVEILKTVAPDAETAGVTLVLEPLNTAVDHPGYYLTSTAEGIDIVDAVDSPRVKLLYDVYHQQITEGNVIETMTEYVDRIGHVHIADVPGRHEPGTGELAYGNVFDALDDAGYEGYVGCEFRPTGDPDDAVEATLDL; this comes from the coding sequence ATGGTGCGCCTCTCGGTCTGTCTCGATATCGTGTACGACGACGAGCCCTACGAACGCCGGATCGAGCGCGCAAGTGCCGCCGGTGCCGACGCGATCGAGTTCTGGGACTGGCGCGAGAAGGATCTGGAGGCCGTCGCGGCCGCCGCGGACCGCGAGGGATTGCCGATCGTTGGCTGCACGGCGGGCGGGACACTGACCGATCCCGCGAGCGTCGAGGACGCCGTTGCGACGATCCGCGAGTCGATCGAGACCGCCGCGGAGTACGGGATCCCCACGCTCATCGTGACGACTGGCCCCGATCAGGAGGCGCACGACCGACACACCCAGCACGAGACGATCGTCGAGATACTGAAAACGGTTGCGCCGGACGCCGAAACCGCGGGCGTCACGCTCGTACTCGAACCGCTGAACACGGCAGTGGACCATCCAGGCTACTACCTCACCAGCACGGCAGAGGGCATCGATATCGTCGATGCGGTCGATTCGCCACGGGTGAAACTGCTCTACGACGTCTACCACCAGCAGATCACCGAGGGGAACGTCATCGAGACGATGACCGAGTACGTCGATCGGATCGGACACGTACACATCGCCGATGTGCCGGGCCGTCACGAGCCCGGAACCGGCGAACTCGCCTACGGCAACGTCTTCGACGCGCTCGATGACGCCGGGTACGAAGGTTACGTCGGCTGTGAGTTCCGCCCGACCGGCGATCCGGACGATGCAGTCGAGGCGACACTGGATCTATAA
- a CDS encoding Gfo/Idh/MocA family protein — MEYDVAVIGTGTEPDDPGRDGYAMAYHHAAAYEKIDGCELVACADIVPENADAFAEEFGIEDVFEEYDRMLEAVEPDIISVCVPPAVHADIVVDCIRSGIPEAIHCEKPMADTFGGARRMAEAAASHDVQVTFNHQRRFSDAVRTAKQLLEDGEIGELRRVEFSAIGIYDYGSHSFDLCNYFNDEHSAEWVMAQVDYREENVLFGTHNENQAIVFWEYDNGVSGIAGTDESHEGPAAAIGCHNRLVGSEGTIEVGSEAEDAPPLRIRRDGGDWETVETEDGLHGWAFIDRAIAENVRCLREDDEPELSAENALTATELIFGAYESARRRGRVEFPLDIDDNPLEAMVESDDLTPAPRGKE, encoded by the coding sequence ATGGAGTACGATGTTGCAGTCATCGGCACCGGTACTGAGCCCGACGACCCCGGCCGTGACGGCTACGCGATGGCCTACCATCACGCCGCAGCCTACGAGAAAATCGACGGCTGCGAGCTTGTCGCGTGTGCAGATATCGTCCCCGAGAACGCCGATGCCTTCGCCGAGGAGTTCGGGATCGAAGACGTCTTCGAGGAGTACGATCGGATGCTTGAGGCAGTCGAACCGGATATCATCTCGGTCTGCGTTCCGCCCGCCGTCCACGCCGACATCGTGGTCGACTGCATCCGTTCGGGCATCCCCGAGGCGATCCACTGCGAGAAGCCGATGGCCGACACGTTCGGCGGCGCTCGACGGATGGCCGAGGCGGCGGCCAGCCACGACGTGCAGGTGACCTTCAATCACCAGCGGCGGTTCAGCGACGCCGTCCGGACCGCAAAGCAACTGCTCGAGGACGGCGAAATCGGGGAACTCCGACGCGTCGAGTTCTCCGCGATCGGCATCTACGATTACGGCTCTCACTCCTTTGACCTGTGTAACTACTTCAACGACGAGCACTCCGCGGAGTGGGTTATGGCGCAGGTCGACTACCGGGAGGAGAACGTCCTCTTTGGCACGCACAACGAGAATCAGGCGATCGTCTTCTGGGAGTACGACAACGGCGTCAGCGGAATCGCCGGAACGGATGAGTCCCACGAGGGTCCCGCCGCCGCAATCGGCTGTCACAACCGGCTTGTCGGCTCGGAGGGGACGATCGAAGTCGGCTCCGAGGCCGAGGACGCACCGCCGCTCCGGATCCGCCGTGACGGCGGGGACTGGGAGACGGTCGAGACCGAAGACGGGCTTCACGGCTGGGCGTTCATCGATCGGGCGATCGCCGAGAACGTGCGATGTCTCCGTGAGGACGACGAACCGGAGCTGTCCGCCGAGAACGCGCTGACTGCGACCGAGTTGATCTTCGGCGCGTACGAATCCGCACGCCGCCGCGGGCGCGTCGAGTTCCCGCTCGACATCGACGACAACCCGCTCGAAGCGATGGTCGAGTCCGACGACCTGACGCCCGCCCCGCGAGGTAAGGAGTAA
- a CDS encoding IclR family transcriptional regulator yields MPTDSIPVQALATTAAVVETLDERDGAGVTEVARELDLTKSVVHNHLNSLVELGYVEKRGTTYRVGIGVAGLGLTARRRSPVFAAAREQLESLATTTGEVVTLVVEHEGRGLCLYATGHEAISDSPEGTRTPLHTTAPGKAILAEYSREEVGRIVEQHGLSGRTEYTITDSDALFDELRTVHDQDIAFERDEYADGRRGLGASIVDSTGTVLGAIGVHGPAESLSGKRLEEDLVGLVVSKAKAIELGLD; encoded by the coding sequence ATGCCCACCGACAGCATCCCGGTGCAAGCCCTCGCGACGACGGCTGCAGTCGTCGAGACGCTCGACGAGCGCGACGGTGCAGGCGTCACGGAGGTCGCACGCGAACTCGACCTGACCAAAAGCGTCGTCCACAACCACCTGAACTCGCTCGTGGAGCTGGGGTACGTCGAGAAGCGCGGGACGACCTACCGCGTCGGTATCGGCGTCGCCGGGCTCGGGCTGACTGCCCGTCGTCGGTCGCCGGTGTTCGCCGCTGCCAGGGAGCAACTGGAGAGTCTGGCAACGACGACAGGCGAGGTCGTGACGCTCGTCGTCGAACACGAGGGGCGGGGGCTCTGTCTGTACGCGACTGGTCACGAGGCGATCAGTGACTCCCCGGAAGGGACGCGAACGCCGCTGCACACGACGGCTCCCGGGAAAGCGATCCTGGCCGAATATTCTCGTGAGGAGGTCGGCCGGATCGTCGAGCAACACGGCCTCTCCGGACGAACCGAATACACGATTACCGACAGTGACGCACTGTTCGACGAGCTTCGGACGGTCCATGATCAGGACATCGCGTTCGAGCGGGACGAGTACGCCGACGGGCGGCGTGGACTGGGTGCCTCGATCGTCGACAGTACCGGGACCGTTCTCGGTGCCATCGGCGTCCATGGCCCGGCAGAGAGCCTGAGCGGTAAGCGTCTGGAAGAGGATCTGGTGGGGCTCGTAGTAAGCAAGGCGAAAGCGATCGAACTCGGACTCGACTAG
- a CDS encoding glycoside hydrolase family 2 TIM barrel-domain containing protein, which produces MPKRVTETSVDRRAVLTSVAGIAGGAIVGTGGGKAGQLSEVEALDGDVLDGVRLTPRPAADGDGRQSLNGTWSFSAATVDSPDALDDSWSDHEVPAEWNHEGHEVDSYLGEDGWEDLDPSDHERGWYRREFEVSEDWEGNRLKLRFGAVYTHGEVWVNGQRLGEHDGGYTPFEFDVTDEIEVGETNTVDVAVTEETLATDMAWGTGRGGITRGVTLFAVPDCHLSSLHIETELPDGDGPATVRLRSTVVNEGSGTVEDAVLSADLADPDGDHAAAVEETLDPIDSGGEIEHVVEIELDEYETWDPVHPRLYDLDASVTAGGDDHATSEQIGIREIEVDHVEPESNESESEEDDDGISPDPEDALAWLNFEDVESSMATDESGNGNDGELVNDPALVDSPSGTAVDCAGDGHVVIGDGSALSFTEPGFSVQITFQYTGDGHLFSKDDQYAAGIWGGELDFWAEGEGGWPGSAGGDLSVGEWYTGTIAMDDDEIRLYVDGEQVGSASHSADSLAEYDDAPLYISQDWDDDAEPVVDEFLVFDTALGTSEDSDDGGESEPSDASELLINGESVTLRGVNWEEVHEDHGQSVPPEQTYEDIEMLREANINFIRSAHHPPSEALLDACDELGLVVQVEAPLFHLWEEPYDDDLIVQQTVEMVERDRNRASVFCWSLGNEGWPEDIDGHYEAAEALAGLDDTRPTIYHFDQWGYGDDVDHLGLGVDLANHHYPATRPGFGVDEFDDLTAPIMFGEFGHTYTYNGRELATDPGERDAWVAVFEKTWEQVRDVDACIGAAIWAGGDQTQPDRWWEDDDLVEVEEYRWGLVDGYRRVRPELWHVKKVYSPVQVHSTEWGEEELTLDVENRCEFSDLDEHTVEWETDSDGGELSPDIASGETGTVSIPVTVDDEQVHLRIEDRRGFTVDTLVVEREDDELDVPAETLGSDAVSEGDTVELVAGNYEVLVDRETGDIEVTPAGTDDPIVEAIDLGMTPSEGGESPPHYGDALEHRLDGRSVDRVDLVDDGSAVEIGIEYERVDGIIRLSPLDGGIKVEYEYSPAEDIAIKDAGIVLSVASDHETLSWDRDPDWSTYPEEYKHIGRPEGTAAAFPNDERPDDDVARLDREVQWAEDVTKHGSNDFRGKKRHVRSASLTDADDHGLDVWPGSDQHVRAMVRDDTVELFVLDRSIGGVGLDFLDRLMLLEQDATIESGTELSGTVTIGLAGYDAPDDGNGDDEPPEDDTADDDETPGFGAPAAGGAVTLAGLYRAYRSTDNEAE; this is translated from the coding sequence ATGCCCAAACGGGTTACAGAGACGTCAGTAGACCGGCGTGCAGTATTGACATCGGTCGCAGGAATCGCCGGCGGTGCAATCGTCGGAACCGGGGGAGGCAAAGCGGGTCAGTTGTCGGAGGTCGAAGCGCTCGACGGTGACGTCCTCGACGGAGTACGGCTGACGCCCCGGCCGGCCGCGGACGGCGACGGGCGGCAGTCACTCAACGGCACCTGGTCGTTTTCGGCCGCGACGGTCGATTCTCCCGACGCTCTCGACGACAGCTGGAGCGACCACGAGGTCCCGGCCGAGTGGAACCACGAGGGACACGAGGTCGACTCCTATCTTGGCGAGGACGGCTGGGAGGATCTCGACCCCTCGGACCACGAACGTGGGTGGTATCGACGCGAATTCGAGGTCAGCGAGGACTGGGAGGGGAACCGACTGAAACTGCGCTTCGGCGCGGTCTACACCCACGGCGAGGTGTGGGTCAACGGCCAGCGCCTTGGCGAACACGACGGCGGCTACACCCCGTTCGAGTTCGACGTCACCGACGAAATCGAGGTCGGGGAGACGAACACTGTCGATGTCGCGGTCACCGAGGAGACCCTCGCAACCGACATGGCCTGGGGAACCGGCCGTGGCGGCATCACGCGGGGTGTAACCCTGTTTGCCGTCCCCGACTGTCACCTGTCATCGCTCCACATCGAGACGGAGCTTCCGGACGGGGACGGCCCGGCGACCGTTCGGCTCCGTTCGACCGTAGTCAACGAGGGGAGTGGGACAGTCGAGGACGCCGTTCTCAGTGCCGACCTTGCAGACCCGGACGGCGATCACGCCGCAGCGGTCGAGGAGACGCTCGACCCGATCGATTCCGGTGGAGAAATCGAGCACGTCGTCGAGATCGAACTCGACGAGTACGAGACGTGGGACCCAGTTCACCCCCGCCTGTACGACCTTGACGCGAGCGTGACTGCGGGCGGCGACGACCACGCGACGAGCGAACAGATCGGGATCCGAGAGATCGAGGTCGATCACGTCGAGCCGGAGTCGAACGAGTCGGAATCGGAGGAAGACGACGATGGGATCTCCCCGGACCCCGAGGACGCCCTCGCCTGGCTGAACTTCGAGGATGTCGAGAGCTCGATGGCGACTGACGAGTCCGGAAACGGGAACGACGGCGAGCTGGTCAACGACCCCGCACTGGTCGACAGCCCCTCGGGAACGGCGGTCGACTGTGCTGGCGACGGCCACGTCGTAATCGGAGACGGAAGCGCTCTCAGCTTCACCGAGCCGGGGTTCAGTGTCCAGATAACGTTCCAGTACACCGGTGACGGGCATCTGTTCTCGAAGGATGACCAGTATGCGGCGGGCATCTGGGGCGGCGAACTGGACTTCTGGGCAGAGGGCGAGGGAGGCTGGCCCGGTTCCGCTGGCGGCGACCTTTCCGTGGGTGAGTGGTACACCGGAACCATCGCAATGGATGACGACGAGATCCGTCTCTACGTCGACGGCGAGCAGGTCGGCTCGGCAAGCCACTCCGCTGACTCGCTCGCCGAGTACGACGATGCGCCGCTGTACATCTCCCAGGACTGGGACGACGACGCCGAACCGGTCGTCGACGAGTTCCTCGTGTTCGATACCGCACTCGGAACGAGCGAGGATTCCGACGACGGGGGCGAGTCGGAACCGAGCGACGCCTCGGAACTGCTGATAAACGGCGAGTCCGTTACGCTGCGTGGCGTCAACTGGGAGGAGGTCCACGAGGATCACGGCCAGTCCGTCCCGCCCGAGCAGACCTACGAGGACATCGAGATGCTCCGCGAGGCGAACATCAACTTCATTCGAAGCGCACACCACCCGCCGTCGGAAGCACTGCTCGATGCGTGTGACGAACTCGGGCTGGTCGTTCAGGTGGAGGCTCCGCTCTTCCATCTCTGGGAGGAGCCATACGACGACGATCTGATCGTCCAGCAGACCGTCGAGATGGTCGAGCGGGATCGCAACCGGGCCTCCGTCTTCTGCTGGTCGCTCGGCAACGAGGGATGGCCCGAAGATATCGACGGCCATTACGAGGCCGCCGAGGCGCTCGCAGGGCTGGACGACACCCGGCCGACGATCTACCACTTCGACCAGTGGGGGTACGGCGACGACGTCGATCATCTGGGCCTCGGCGTTGACCTGGCGAACCACCACTATCCCGCGACACGGCCCGGCTTCGGCGTCGACGAGTTCGACGATCTCACCGCACCGATCATGTTCGGGGAGTTCGGCCACACCTACACGTACAACGGTCGCGAGCTGGCAACCGACCCCGGCGAGCGCGACGCCTGGGTAGCGGTCTTCGAGAAGACGTGGGAGCAGGTCCGGGATGTCGACGCCTGTATCGGCGCGGCAATCTGGGCCGGTGGCGATCAGACGCAGCCCGATCGCTGGTGGGAGGACGACGACCTCGTCGAGGTCGAGGAGTACCGCTGGGGACTGGTCGACGGTTACCGGCGCGTCCGTCCCGAACTCTGGCACGTCAAGAAAGTCTACTCACCGGTTCAGGTTCACTCGACGGAGTGGGGCGAGGAGGAGCTCACCCTCGACGTGGAGAACCGCTGTGAGTTCTCCGACCTCGACGAGCACACCGTCGAATGGGAGACTGACTCGGATGGCGGCGAGCTCTCGCCCGACATCGCGTCAGGCGAGACCGGGACCGTATCGATTCCCGTCACCGTGGACGACGAACAGGTCCACCTTCGGATCGAGGATCGTCGCGGGTTCACCGTCGACACGCTAGTCGTCGAACGAGAGGATGACGAGCTGGACGTCCCTGCAGAGACACTCGGATCTGACGCCGTTTCCGAGGGAGACACAGTCGAACTCGTTGCGGGCAACTACGAGGTGTTGGTCGACCGAGAGACCGGCGACATCGAGGTGACCCCTGCTGGAACCGACGATCCGATCGTCGAGGCCATCGATCTGGGAATGACGCCCTCCGAGGGCGGAGAATCACCGCCCCACTACGGCGACGCGCTCGAACATCGGCTCGATGGCCGCTCCGTCGACCGCGTTGATCTCGTCGACGACGGGTCGGCCGTCGAGATCGGGATCGAGTACGAGCGAGTGGACGGCATCATCCGTCTGTCCCCGCTCGACGGCGGCATCAAGGTGGAGTACGAGTACTCCCCTGCGGAGGATATCGCGATCAAAGACGCAGGCATTGTTCTCTCGGTTGCGAGCGACCACGAGACGCTCTCGTGGGACCGCGACCCCGACTGGAGCACCTATCCGGAGGAGTACAAGCACATCGGTCGGCCCGAGGGGACTGCGGCGGCGTTCCCGAACGACGAGCGCCCCGACGATGACGTCGCACGGCTCGATCGGGAGGTACAGTGGGCAGAGGATGTGACGAAACATGGCTCGAACGACTTCCGCGGGAAGAAACGCCACGTTCGTTCAGCCTCGCTCACCGACGCGGACGACCACGGTCTCGACGTCTGGCCGGGCAGTGACCAGCACGTCCGTGCGATGGTACGGGACGACACCGTTGAGCTGTTCGTGCTGGACCGATCGATCGGCGGTGTCGGTCTCGACTTCCTCGATCGGCTCATGCTGCTCGAACAGGATGCGACGATCGAGTCCGGCACGGAACTGAGCGGGACAGTGACGATCGGGCTGGCGGGCTACGACGCACCGGACGATGGGAACGGTGACGACGAGCCGCCGGAGGACGACACTGCAGACGATGACGAGACCCCCGGTTTCGGCGCGCCAGCAGCGGGCGGAGCGGTTACCCTTGCGGGACTGTACAGGGCGTATCGCTCGACCGACAACGAAGCGGAGTAG